A stretch of DNA from Oscillospiraceae bacterium:
CCTCGATAAATAACGACGAGTCCTTTATGGCTACAGTTATAATAAACGCCGCCAACAGATTGGGACTTGCGGCAGATATAACTGCACAGCTTGCCGCTATGCGTGTTATGATACACGGACTTAATGCAAGAGAATGTAATGACGGCTCTTGCGTTGTAACCTTTACCTTTGAGGTGAAAAGTCTTGACCATCTTCAAAGCGTTATTTCGAGAATTTCAAAAATTAAAGGTGTAACCTCTGTAAGCAGAGGAAATATGTAATTGAGAAAGGTAATACTATGACAGTTACTGCAATATCGGTAGGCCCTCTTCACACAAATTGCTACGTTGTTTCAAAAAATAACGTGGGCGTTGTTATAGACCCGGGCTTTGAAGAGTGGAAAATACAGGAGCATATACAGGGAATAGATATACAGTATATTTTTCTCACACACGGTCATTATGACCATTTTGCAGCTGCAAAGGGAATAGCTGAAAAAACAGGCGCAAAAATTGTCATTTCTGAGGTTGACCGTCCTTTCTTAGACGATGTTGAGCTTAATCTCATTTGCTGGAATATGTCCCTTGTAAAAAAGCAAATAAGTGCAGATATTACGGTTAAAGACGGCGACACTTTAACTGTAGGGGATATGAACTTTAAATTTATGCTGACTCCCGGACATACTCCCGGCTCTATGTGCATATATATTGATAATCTGATGTTTTCGGGAGATACCTTATTTTGCGGAACTGTAGGAAGAACTGATTTGCCCGGAGGCTCTATGGAACAAATGATGAACTCCCTTCAAAACATTATAAAGCCGATACAAAAGGACTATATTGTTTATCCGGGACATCTTGACAGCACTACTCTTTTTTACGAAAAGGAAAATAATCCTTATCTAAGATAAAGGACATAACTGATAAAGGAAATTTTAAATGCTTTTAAAAATAAAAGGCCACGACCGCAACTACGATATCCAAAGTATGTGTATGACGTTTTTTCCTTATGACAAGGTTATTATTACCGATGATTTAAGGAAAAAGGCACAGGTAAAGGTGCTTAGTGCGGTTGAAATTAAAAATGACAAATATATATGTAAAACTATTATAAAAAACAAAGATAAAAAAGCTCAGAAGACAGTTGCTTCAAAGGATTTGGAAACTCTTTCCTTGAGAGATGCTTTGAAAATAAGCTTTTATCATGCGGCAATTAAATGTACCGACATAGTCCCGCCCTGGGGAGTTTTAACGGGTATACGTCCTGCGAATTTTGCCCTTGAGCTTTTGGAAAAGGGAGAAAGCTTTGAAAAGGCTGAAAAAAGCTTGCAAAAAAACTTTTTTATAATGCCCAATAAAGCAAGGCTTTGCGTTAAGGTTGCTAACAAGGGACAGATAATAAAAAAGACATCTGACGAAAAAAGCGCAAGTCTTTTTATATCAATTCCTTTTTGTCCCTCAAGATGCAGATACTGCTCCTTTGTTACTCACGCTGTTGAAAACGCTCTTAAACTGTTGCCCGAATATGTTGATATGCTTTGTGAGGAAATTGCTTTAAACGGCAAGCAGATAAAAGAAGAGGGCTTGAAAATAAAATCAATATATATTGGCGGCGGCACTCCTACAGTTTTAAATGCTGAAATGCTGGATAAAATATTTTGCAGTGTCGAAAATAATATTGATTTAAGCCATTGTCTTGAATTTACTTTGGAGGCAGGCCGTCCCGATACCTTTACTGCCGAAAAGCTTGACGTTATTAAAAAGCACAATATAGACCGTCTTTGTATAAATACTCAAAGCTTAAATGACGAGGTTTTAAAAGCAATAGGAAGACCTCATACGGCAAATGACTTTTTTGAAGCTTATAAGCTTGCCGTTGAAAAAGGCTTTGACAATATAAACGTTGACCTTATTGCAGGTCTTGAAAAGGACAATCCCGAAAGCTTTGAAAGCTCGGTGTCGCAAATCTGCGCTCTTGAGCCTGCGAATATAACTATACATACGCTTTGTGTTAAAAAAGCTTCTTATATGGCTACTGACACAAGCGGACTTATTGCCCGTTGGAATGATACCTCGCTGATGCTTGATAAGGCGGAGAAGCTTTTAGAAAAGGCAGGCTATGAGCCATACTATATGTACAGGCAGAAAAACACTCTGGCAAACCTTGAAAATACGGGCTATTCCAAAAAAGGAAAAGAATGTCTATATAATATTTATATGATGGATGATGTGCATACTGTTATAGGTGTAGGGGCAGGTGCAGTAACTAAAATCATAGACCAAAGCACAAATCAGATAACAAGAATTTTCAATCCAAAATATCCATATGAATATTTGGCAAGGGGGAACCTGAATTGAAAAATATGTATAATCTTAAAACGGTAAATGAAAACGCAAAAAATCCAAAAGAATTTATTGCGGAATATGAAAAGAAATATGACAGCACTTTAAAAAGCTTTGCTGTTAAAACAATAGAAGAAAAGAAAAAAATTATTTTATTGACAGGCCCTTCCGGCAGCGGAAAAACAACAACAGCTTTAAAGCTTAAGGATGACTTTGCCGCTTTGGGACATTCCTGCGTTCTTATTTCTCTTGATAATTTCTTTAAAAATAAAACAGAAATGCCCAAAGACCCTATGGGAAAATATGAATTTGAAAAATTAGAGGCTCTTGAAATTCCGCTTATAAATCAAAAGCTTTATGAATTGGCATCAGGTAAAAAGACGAAGCTTCCCTACTTTGATTTTAATGAGGGACGCCGTATAGACGATGCTACCGAAATGGAGCTTGGAAATTCAATAGCAATAATCGAGGGAATACACGCTCACAACGAAAGCTTAAGAGAACAGCTTCCCAACAGTGAATTTATAAAGCTTTATATAAGCGCTCACTCAGGCTTTGAAAATGACGGAAGCATAATTCTTCCTAAGAGAGATGTACGATTCTGCCGTCGAACGCTGAGAGATTATTTCTACCGTAACAGTAGCTTTGTAAATACCTGTGAGCTTTGGACAAAGGTTATTAAGGATGAGCTTTTATACGTTACTCCTTATTCAAGCAAAACAGATGTAAGAATTGATACTACCTTCCCCTATGAAGTGGGTATGTTCAAAGATGAGCTGATAAAGATTTTCAGTGAGATTGGCGAAAATGATATTTGGTATGAAAGAGCGCTATATCTTAAAAATATACTTTCTCAGTTTGCTTCCTACGATAAAAATGATTTACCCGATACATCGCTGATAACGGAGTTTTGCGGCGGGGGAAAATTCAATTACGAGCAATAAAAAGGAAATGTAAAAAACGAAAAGTTTTTAGGCCAAGTACCCGTAAGGATACTTGGCCAGTTTTTTGCATTGTAAGAAGGTCAGAATGAAACTTGAAAAACACTCTGATTTTTTATATAATAGAATTAGGGGTGATTTTATGTCAAAACTATCTTCGATAGAAAGAGAAATTCAGTTTCTTTATAATAAACATAACAAAGAAACAAAATATCCACTTGATATTGAGGAAGTAAAGTTTCCGTTATATATAATAAAAATATTGAATAAAACAACAAAACGCACCAAATTAGAAGCTAAAAAGTTGAAAATTTTTCGAAATAAAATATTATACGAATTAAGGTTGAAAAGTTGGCATCTGCAATATGTCGACGAAGAAGAACATAAGAAAAAACAAAAGGATAGACAGCAAAAAATTGCAACAAACAGAGATGTCAAGTATAAAAACGATCTTACTAAAATAAAACACTTTGGGATATGGTTTGATACGAATTCAAACATAAAACTAAATAGGGAGACTTACGCCAAAATAGATAAAAAAGTGCATTTGACAGTTTCTCCTTTTTTTATAGAGTATTATAAAAACAATCCGAATGAAAGAAGCAAGGTTTATGAAAATGAAGATTGCACTTTGTATTCTGATAGTTGGTGCACACAACACAAACAAAATTGCCTTAAAAATTTCGATTTAAATATTTCTTTTTTCGAAAAAATAGATAATGATAAATTTAATAATGCATTATCGACATTGTTGAAGCGCAGAAAAAACTTTGAACAAATATTTGATATTAATGAATTAGATGAAATAGAGGGTATATATGTTTTGGTTTTAGATAACTATAAACAAATTTACATTGGACAATCTAAAAATATGAAACAAAGAATTTTACAACATTGGAGAAAAAACAAAGAGTTTGATAGATTGATTTTCGGTAAAATAGAAACCTCTGTATTGTCAATTGATAGCTTTGGATGTTTAGATACAACAAGGATATTTATACTTAAAACAAAAACGTTATGGGAACTTGATGATGCTGAGAAAGTATTAATTGATTCAATTAATAAAAAATACATATTAAATAGAACTGCCGGTGGAATTCATGGAAATGATAGATTTACAATGTTGGAAATTGAAGTAAATAAAAATAAGCGTAATTTGTAAGGTTTACTGTTAAATGTTTGAGAAGGATAAAAAGTGTTTTAGAATATCTTATACAAGTGAAAATAACATACATTTTGCTGTTTGCTAATTTAAGTATGAGACAAAAAAGAAAAGATGCACGAAATTTCCGTGCATCTTTTTTCTACGTTTATCTTCTGCGTCTTTTTATCCTTGCACTTCTGGAACGGGCTACCTTAACAATTATAACAATAAGAATAATTAAGAGTAAAATGGGAACAATAATCATTCCTGCATATAAGAAATAATATTTGAGACCTAAGTTTACAAATTCGTCGGAATAAAGCTCAACCTGTGTTAACTGCTGATTACCATACATAATTTTGGCTGTTGCCAACAATTCGTTCTTTCCAAAGGGTGCTTTAACGCTCTTAAATTCTTCGTCTGTTACAAGCTTAAGCTCTTTTTCATAACCGTTAGGCAAAACGAATTTTTTGTCAGAGCCTATTATCAAAGTTGTTTGTTTTTTGTCTGAAGGACCTCTTTTAATATCTACGGTAAGCTCTTCAAAGGAGAGAGAGTCAATTTCAACAGGCTGAAAGCTCTTTTCAATCCAGGAATAAATATCCTTTTGTTCAGCAGAAACAGGACTTCCTTTGTCAGCTTTCAGGGTTATAAGAATAATTCGCATATTATCGGTTTGAGCATAGGTGGCAAGACATTGTCCTGCAGGGGTAGTAGTACCTGTTTTGATACCCGAAACGCTTTCGATACTGTTTAAAAGTTTATTTGTATTATATATCTTTCTTTCTTTTTGTTTATTGGTCGCTTTAAGAGTATAAGAATAGGTGTTTACTATTTCTCTGAATTTTTCACAGCCGTTCATTTCAAACATCGCATATTTTGAAAGTATGTATAAATCCTTTGCTGTGGTGTATTGGTCTTCGTCGTGAAGACCTGTGGAGTTTGTAAAATTAGTATTTTTTAAACCAAGCTCAGAAGCCTTTGCGTTCATTTTTTCAACAAAGGCAGCTTCGCTGCCGTCGCCAAAATGACGAGCCAACATTTTTGCAGCATCTGCGCCTGAGGGGAGTAAAAGACAATAAAGCAGGTCATTTACGTCCATCTCTTCATTTTTCGTAATCAAGGCTGTTGAAGCGCCTGCCGAAAAAACCTCATTTATAATAGATTGAGTAAGAGTTATTTTGGTGCTTTCCATCTCTTCAACGGAAATGCTTTCAAAAACAATAACTGCACTCATTATTTTAACAAGGGAAGCAGGATACATTTTTTTGTCTGCGTTTCTATTGTACAATACAGTATCGTCATCTATTGAAGCCTCGCTTGTGCCTATTTCCACAGCCAAAATGCTTTCCGATGTAATTTCGGGAAAGCCCTCATCATAATCAAGCTCTAAAGCAAAAGCTGTAGAAAAGCTTGAAACAATTAAAAATACAAGAACAAAGGTCAAAACATTAAAAATTTTTTTCATTATTATTTCCTCAAAACATTTTTTTAAAAAATACCTATTGACAAAGAAAAAACAATGTGATATATTGTTATAATGTATCACAATGCGGAGATTTGCCCTTTTTTTAGAGTATTATACCATATAAAACCAGAAAAAGCAATAGCCAATCTTGTGTATTGTAATACAAAAAAATGTTGTAAAAATGGCTTGGTTAACCATTTTGTACAGACTTTACGTAAAAATAAAAAAATGGAGTGAATGCGTGTATGCAGACAAAAAGCGAGGAAAAAGTTTTGCGCACAAATCCGGATTTTTTAGGAGCAAAAGAGGTAATGCTCGGTAGAAACGCCCGGGTCAGTTTTGCAAAAAATTCCGCCTGCCACGAAATGCCCAATCTTATCGAGGTTCAGAAGAAGTCATATGATTGGTTTATCGAGGAAGGTTTGGCTGAGGTTTTGAAGGATGCTTCCGGTGTTACGGACCATACCAAAAACCTTGTGCTTGACTATAAAAGCTTCAGACTTGACAAGGAGCCCAAATACACTATTGAAGAGTGTAAGGAAAGAGATGCTACTTACTCCACCGCTTTGCGTATGACTGTAGGTCTTCGCAAGGAAGATACAGGTGAGGAAATAGAGCAGGATATTTTCGTGGGTGAAGTTCCGAGAATGACAGACACAGGTACCTTTATTATTAACGGTGCAGAGCGTGTTATCGTTTCTCAGCTTATAAGAAGCCCCGGTATCTACTTTACCGTTGAAAGAGATAAAAGCGGTAAAGAGCTTTTTGCGGGTACTGTTATGCCTAACAGAGGCCCTTGGGTTGAATATGAGAGCGACAGCTCTGATGTTTTATATGTTCGTGTAGATAAGAACAGAAAGCTTCCCCTTACAGTTATTTTGCGTGTTATGGGAGCTTTCACCAATAGTGAAATTCTTGAGATGTTCGGAAACGACGTAAGAATTAAGAACACTATTGAAAAAGATGCTACTACGGACTATGAATCTGCACTTATAGAGCTTTATAAAAAGCTACGTCCCGGCGAGCCCCCCACAATTGACAGTGCAGAACAGCAAGTTCACTCTATGTTTTTCAATAAAAAAGCTTACGACTTAACCAAAGTAGGCAGATATAAATACAATAAGAAGCTATGCCTTAAGGACAGAATAAGAGGCGGTATTTTCTCACGTCCCGTTGTTGACTCCCTTACAGGCGAGGTTCTTTTTGAGGCAACAGGTGAAATTATTACTGAGGCTATGGCTCAGGCTGTTGTTGACAGAGGCATAAACGAGGTTTGGCTTAAGGTTAACGACGAAAGCGGTAACGGCGTAGAGGAAATCAAGCTGTTTTCCAATAATATGGTGGATATGTCAAAGTTTGTAAGCTTTGAGCCTACCTACTATATTACTAAAATAAACGCTGAAACAGGCTATAGCGAAACCATTGAAACTCCTCTTAAGGAAATGGTGCGCAAGGATGTTCTTTTTGATATCCTTGATAAAACTCAGGACGAGGCAGAAATCAAGAAAATCGTAACAGAGCGTATTGACGAGCTTGTTCCTCTTCACCTCATTCCCGACGATATTATGGCATCGGTTAACTATTTAACCTGTCTTTACTACAATAAAAACAGCTATGTTGAAAACAGCAACTCCATAAGAGTTGGCTCTGTTGACGATATAGACCACTTGGGAAACAGACGTATCAGAAGCGTAGGAGAATTGCTTCAGAATCAGTTCAGAATAGGTTTTTCAAGAATGGAAAGAAGCATCAAGGAAAGAATGAACATTCAGGACATTGATGTTGTTCCCCAGTCTCTTGTAAATACCCGTCCCATAACTGCGGCTTTGAAAGAGTTTTTCGGTTCTTCACCTCTTTCTCAGTTTATGGACCAGACAAACCCTCTTGCAGAGCTTACTCATAAGAGACGTCTTTCTGCCCTTGGCCCCGGAGGTCTTACAAGAGACCGTGCAGGCTTCGAGGTGCGTGACGTTCACTATACTCACTACGGACGTATGTGTCCTATCGAGACTCCTGAAGGTCCTAACATCGGACTTATTTCCTATCTGGCAAGCTATGCTCGTATAAATGATTTAGGCTTTATCGAAGCTCCTTACAGATGGGTAGACAAGGAAAACAAAAAGGTTACTGATAAGGTTGTATATATGACAGCCGACGAAGAGGATAAGTATATCGTAGCACAGGCTAATGAGCCTTTGGTTGACGGATATTTCAAAAACCAGAAGGTTGCAGCACGCCGTTGGGACGAATTCCTTGAAATCGAGCCCGAGCATATTGATTATATGGACGTATCTCCTCAGATGCTTGTTTCCATAGCAACCTCAATGATTCCTTTCCTTGAAAACGATGATGCTAACAGAGCGCTTATGGGCTCTAACATGCAGCGTCAGGCAGTACCGCTTCTTACAACTCAGGCTCCTATCGTAGGAACAGGTATGGAGTACAAAGCAGGTGTTGACTCCGGTGTTTGCGTTATTGCAAAGGATGACGGTGTTGTAGAAAAGGTAAGTGCAAATGAAATTACCGTTAAATACGACAACGGCGAAAAGGTAACAACAAAGCTTACAAAATTTGCCCGTTCCAATCAGGGTACCTGTATCAATCAGCGCCCCATAGTTGTCGGCGGACAGAAGGTTAAAAAAGGCGAGGTTCTTGCAGACGGACCTTCAACAGATAACGGTGAAATTGCACTTGGTAAGAATGCGCTTATCGGATTTATGACCTGGGAAGGTTATAACTACGAGGACGCCGTACTTCTCAATGAAAACCTTGTTAAAAACGACGTGTTTACTTCAATTCATATTGAAGAGTACGAAATAGATGCAAGAGAGACAAAGCTCGGACCGGAGGAAATCACCCGTGAAATCCCCAACGTAAGCGAAGATGCTCTCAAGGACTTGGACGAAAACGGTATCATCAGAATAGGTGCCGAGGTTCGTGCAGGCGATATCTTAGTAGGTAAGGTAACTCCTAAGGGAGAAACAGAGCTTACAGCCGAAGAAAAGCTTTTGCGTGCAATATTTGGAGAGAAGGCACGTGAGGTAAGAGATACTTCTCTTAAGGTGCTTCACGGCGAAAGCGGAACTGTTGTTGACGTTAAAGAGTTTACACGTGCAAATTCCAGCGAGCTTCCCCCCGGAGTTAATAAAGTAATCAGAGTTTATATAGCTCAGAAGAGAAAAATCAGCGTAGGCGATAAAATGGCAGGACGTCACGGAAACAAGGGTGTCGTTTCCAGAATTCTTCCTCAGGAAGATATGCCCTTCCTTCCCGACGGTACTCCTTTGGACATCGTGCTCAACCCCTTGGGCGTTCCTTCCCGTATGAATATCGGACAGGTGCTTGAGGTTCACTTGGGATATATCTCCAAGCTTTTAGGCTGGAAGATAATGACTCCCGTATTTGACGGCGCTCACGAGGAAGATATAGCAAAAGCCTTTGAGTATGCAGGCCTTGAGCCTCACGGAAAAACAGTTCTTTACGATGGAAGAACAGGTGAACGTTTTGACGGAGAGGTAACAGTAGGTTATATGCATTATCTCAAGCTTCACCACTTGGTTGATGATAAAATTCACGCACGTTCAACAGGACCTTATTCTCTTGTTACACAGCAGCCCTTGGGCGGTAAAGCTCAATTCGGCGGACAGCGTTTCGGAGAGATGGAGGTATGGGCGCTTGAGGCATACGGTGCAGCATATACTCTTCAGGAAATTCTTACCGTTAAGTCTGACGACGTAATAGGCCGTGTTAAAACCTACGAGGCTATTGTAAAGGGTAAGAACGTTCCCGAGCCCGGTATTCCCGAATCCTTTAAAGTTCTTATTAAAGAATTGCAGTCCCTCGGTCTTGATGTAAAAGCTATTGACAAGCAGGGTGACGAAATAGATATTTCCACTAACTTTGATGACGATAGTGATGACTATATCCCCGAGTTCAGAGATGAGCTTACAAAAGGCGTTGCTGAAGACGGCTCCTTTGAGGGATACACCGTGGCAGATGCTGAAAGCTTTGACGAGAGCGATTTATTAGTCAACGAAATTATCGGCTCAGACAGCGATGAAGACTCGGAAGACGAGTATTTTGAAGATGTTTTTGACGTTGAGGACGACTTTGCAGGCGACGAATAATTTTTGTCACCGAAAAATTATTAAAGGAGAATCAGTATGGAATTCAATACTTTTGAAGCCATTAAAATAGGACTTGCATCTCCGGAGACTATCAGACGTTGGTCGTCGGGCGAGGTAAAAAAGCCTGAAACTATAAAC
This window harbors:
- a CDS encoding MBL fold metallo-hydrolase, encoding MTVTAISVGPLHTNCYVVSKNNVGVVIDPGFEEWKIQEHIQGIDIQYIFLTHGHYDHFAAAKGIAEKTGAKIVISEVDRPFLDDVELNLICWNMSLVKKQISADITVKDGDTLTVGDMNFKFMLTPGHTPGSMCIYIDNLMFSGDTLFCGTVGRTDLPGGSMEQMMNSLQNIIKPIQKDYIVYPGHLDSTTLFYEKENNPYLR
- the hemZ gene encoding coproporphyrinogen dehydrogenase HemZ, with the protein product MLLKIKGHDRNYDIQSMCMTFFPYDKVIITDDLRKKAQVKVLSAVEIKNDKYICKTIIKNKDKKAQKTVASKDLETLSLRDALKISFYHAAIKCTDIVPPWGVLTGIRPANFALELLEKGESFEKAEKSLQKNFFIMPNKARLCVKVANKGQIIKKTSDEKSASLFISIPFCPSRCRYCSFVTHAVENALKLLPEYVDMLCEEIALNGKQIKEEGLKIKSIYIGGGTPTVLNAEMLDKIFCSVENNIDLSHCLEFTLEAGRPDTFTAEKLDVIKKHNIDRLCINTQSLNDEVLKAIGRPHTANDFFEAYKLAVEKGFDNINVDLIAGLEKDNPESFESSVSQICALEPANITIHTLCVKKASYMATDTSGLIARWNDTSLMLDKAEKLLEKAGYEPYYMYRQKNTLANLENTGYSKKGKECLYNIYMMDDVHTVIGVGAGAVTKIIDQSTNQITRIFNPKYPYEYLARGNLN
- a CDS encoding GIY-YIG nuclease family protein, translating into MKLEKHSDFLYNRIRGDFMSKLSSIEREIQFLYNKHNKETKYPLDIEEVKFPLYIIKILNKTTKRTKLEAKKLKIFRNKILYELRLKSWHLQYVDEEEHKKKQKDRQQKIATNRDVKYKNDLTKIKHFGIWFDTNSNIKLNRETYAKIDKKVHLTVSPFFIEYYKNNPNERSKVYENEDCTLYSDSWCTQHKQNCLKNFDLNISFFEKIDNDKFNNALSTLLKRRKNFEQIFDINELDEIEGIYVLVLDNYKQIYIGQSKNMKQRILQHWRKNKEFDRLIFGKIETSVLSIDSFGCLDTTRIFILKTKTLWELDDAEKVLIDSINKKYILNRTAGGIHGNDRFTMLEIEVNKNKRNL
- a CDS encoding D-alanyl-D-alanine carboxypeptidase, with amino-acid sequence MKKIFNVLTFVLVFLIVSSFSTAFALELDYDEGFPEITSESILAVEIGTSEASIDDDTVLYNRNADKKMYPASLVKIMSAVIVFESISVEEMESTKITLTQSIINEVFSAGASTALITKNEEMDVNDLLYCLLLPSGADAAKMLARHFGDGSEAAFVEKMNAKASELGLKNTNFTNSTGLHDEDQYTTAKDLYILSKYAMFEMNGCEKFREIVNTYSYTLKATNKQKERKIYNTNKLLNSIESVSGIKTGTTTPAGQCLATYAQTDNMRIILITLKADKGSPVSAEQKDIYSWIEKSFQPVEIDSLSFEELTVDIKRGPSDKKQTTLIIGSDKKFVLPNGYEKELKLVTDEEFKSVKAPFGKNELLATAKIMYGNQQLTQVELYSDEFVNLGLKYYFLYAGMIIVPILLLIILIVIIVKVARSRSARIKRRRR
- the rpoB gene encoding DNA-directed RNA polymerase subunit beta is translated as MQTKSEEKVLRTNPDFLGAKEVMLGRNARVSFAKNSACHEMPNLIEVQKKSYDWFIEEGLAEVLKDASGVTDHTKNLVLDYKSFRLDKEPKYTIEECKERDATYSTALRMTVGLRKEDTGEEIEQDIFVGEVPRMTDTGTFIINGAERVIVSQLIRSPGIYFTVERDKSGKELFAGTVMPNRGPWVEYESDSSDVLYVRVDKNRKLPLTVILRVMGAFTNSEILEMFGNDVRIKNTIEKDATTDYESALIELYKKLRPGEPPTIDSAEQQVHSMFFNKKAYDLTKVGRYKYNKKLCLKDRIRGGIFSRPVVDSLTGEVLFEATGEIITEAMAQAVVDRGINEVWLKVNDESGNGVEEIKLFSNNMVDMSKFVSFEPTYYITKINAETGYSETIETPLKEMVRKDVLFDILDKTQDEAEIKKIVTERIDELVPLHLIPDDIMASVNYLTCLYYNKNSYVENSNSIRVGSVDDIDHLGNRRIRSVGELLQNQFRIGFSRMERSIKERMNIQDIDVVPQSLVNTRPITAALKEFFGSSPLSQFMDQTNPLAELTHKRRLSALGPGGLTRDRAGFEVRDVHYTHYGRMCPIETPEGPNIGLISYLASYARINDLGFIEAPYRWVDKENKKVTDKVVYMTADEEDKYIVAQANEPLVDGYFKNQKVAARRWDEFLEIEPEHIDYMDVSPQMLVSIATSMIPFLENDDANRALMGSNMQRQAVPLLTTQAPIVGTGMEYKAGVDSGVCVIAKDDGVVEKVSANEITVKYDNGEKVTTKLTKFARSNQGTCINQRPIVVGGQKVKKGEVLADGPSTDNGEIALGKNALIGFMTWEGYNYEDAVLLNENLVKNDVFTSIHIEEYEIDARETKLGPEEITREIPNVSEDALKDLDENGIIRIGAEVRAGDILVGKVTPKGETELTAEEKLLRAIFGEKAREVRDTSLKVLHGESGTVVDVKEFTRANSSELPPGVNKVIRVYIAQKRKISVGDKMAGRHGNKGVVSRILPQEDMPFLPDGTPLDIVLNPLGVPSRMNIGQVLEVHLGYISKLLGWKIMTPVFDGAHEEDIAKAFEYAGLEPHGKTVLYDGRTGERFDGEVTVGYMHYLKLHHLVDDKIHARSTGPYSLVTQQPLGGKAQFGGQRFGEMEVWALEAYGAAYTLQEILTVKSDDVIGRVKTYEAIVKGKNVPEPGIPESFKVLIKELQSLGLDVKAIDKQGDEIDISTNFDDDSDDYIPEFRDELTKGVAEDGSFEGYTVADAESFDESDLLVNEIIGSDSDEDSEDEYFEDVFDVEDDFAGDE